A stretch of the Duncaniella dubosii genome encodes the following:
- the mltG gene encoding endolytic transglycosylase MltG: protein MLPDSGFTRATYPAAFIPDSYEFYWSASPRNIVRRLLDYRNRFWDKSRRSKAARLGLTPAEVATIASIVEEETAKTDEKPKVARLYLNRLQKGIKLQADPTVKFASGDFSLRRITGKHLAIESPYNTYKISGLPPGPIRVPASSTLDAVLNAPNHNYIYMCAKEDFSGYHNFASDYATHQANARRYQAELNRRGIR, encoded by the coding sequence GTGCTCCCCGACAGCGGTTTCACACGGGCAACATATCCCGCGGCCTTTATTCCTGACAGCTACGAGTTTTATTGGAGTGCATCGCCGAGAAACATAGTCCGCCGGCTATTGGATTATCGTAACAGATTCTGGGACAAGAGCCGACGAAGCAAAGCTGCCAGACTCGGACTGACCCCGGCTGAAGTCGCAACCATAGCGTCAATCGTCGAAGAGGAAACTGCAAAAACCGATGAAAAGCCCAAAGTGGCACGCCTCTATTTAAACCGCCTACAGAAAGGCATCAAACTTCAGGCAGATCCAACCGTAAAATTCGCATCCGGAGACTTCTCGCTCCGTCGCATCACCGGCAAGCATCTTGCAATCGAATCGCCTTACAATACGTATAAAATATCAGGTCTCCCGCCGGGACCTATCCGTGTCCCGGCCTCATCGACTCTCGATGCCGTCCTAAATGCCCCAAATCACAATTATATATATATGTGTGCGAAGGAGGATTTTTCAGGATACCACAATTTTGCATCGGACTATGCTACACATCAGGCAAATGCCCGTCGCTATCAGGCAGAACTTAACCGACGCGGTATACGTTAG
- a CDS encoding putative signal transducing protein, translated as MKSIASFPDTISASIAQGMLEANGIRSVIDNQAMDSFYPAPLSGLSEVNLMVNERDAGRAIELLKESNDGDCG; from the coding sequence ATGAAATCAATCGCCTCTTTCCCGGACACAATATCAGCATCAATCGCACAGGGAATGCTCGAAGCCAACGGAATACGCTCTGTAATCGACAATCAGGCAATGGACTCGTTCTACCCGGCCCCATTGTCAGGATTGTCGGAAGTAAATCTTATGGTCAACGAAAGAGATGCCGGTCGTGCAATCGAGCTGCTTAAAGAATCCAATGACGGTGACTGCGGATAA
- a CDS encoding AraC family transcriptional regulator → MSMPPTTPPVSRTEMISVFRSLSDIPSVSFPSRLDSMLLAVCKQGEISAVIDVAPRRMGPSSIMVLRPGHIISQCRQSDDFDGFFIVAQEEKINDILPSLHYVIPYSIHYNANPIIEITAEELETQTLIYAMLQRQIKSSDRLFNKMALSSMCEVLFYNTLGIYASRVNNTRHNSRREELLSQFIDLIEANFKTERAVNFYAEKLFVTPKHLSAVLKEISGKTAGEWIDHRVILEAKLLLRTTGMNIQEISVALNFSNQSFFGKYFKHLTGLSPREYRNRISES, encoded by the coding sequence ATGAGTATGCCTCCCACCACACCTCCGGTATCAAGAACAGAGATGATCAGCGTTTTCCGCTCATTGTCAGACATACCTTCAGTCAGTTTCCCCTCACGGCTTGACAGCATGCTGCTCGCCGTCTGCAAACAAGGTGAGATCTCAGCAGTAATCGATGTAGCGCCAAGACGCATGGGGCCAAGCTCAATCATGGTGCTCAGACCGGGACACATCATCAGCCAATGCAGACAAAGTGACGATTTCGATGGATTTTTCATCGTAGCGCAAGAGGAAAAAATCAACGACATCCTGCCCTCACTTCACTATGTGATTCCATACAGCATTCATTACAATGCCAATCCGATTATCGAAATCACAGCTGAGGAGCTTGAGACACAGACGCTGATATATGCGATGCTACAACGGCAGATCAAATCGTCCGACAGACTTTTCAATAAAATGGCCCTAAGCTCGATGTGCGAAGTTCTTTTTTATAACACACTCGGCATATATGCCTCACGTGTAAACAACACCAGACATAATTCACGCCGCGAAGAACTTCTTTCGCAGTTCATTGATCTGATAGAGGCTAATTTCAAGACCGAGCGCGCGGTGAATTTCTATGCCGAAAAGCTTTTTGTAACACCCAAACATCTTTCTGCCGTACTTAAAGAAATCAGCGGAAAAACGGCCGGCGAATGGATTGACCATAGAGTCATACTCGAAGCAAAGCTCCTGCTACGTACAACCGGCATGAACATTCAGGAAATCAGCGTCGCACTGAATTTTTCAAACCAATCGTTTTTTGGGAAATATTTCAAGCATCTCACCGGACTGTCACCGCGTGAATACCGCAACCGCATATCCGAATCATAG
- a CDS encoding tetratricopeptide repeat protein, giving the protein MSIIKIISSTFIISALLFAPLAAKASENETESLYFKKIDEADKACAEGLWHEAENALVEALRAEPANPSNVLLISNLGIIRFNMGQDSLAIATLNDAHSMAPASVTILSNRAKVLAANGYDEEAYLDYSRIIELDSLEISARLPRCLYALRRHDFRTAKSDMEFMEQNFPGKIETEIAGAAVRSGTGDFAGAIPYYSRILLERKDPEYYSGRAYCYLLTGSLQEASDDINSALAITPADGELYLYRAALNKMRYRPADAEADARKAVELGVDKTRATQFLSNQISDTMPKRK; this is encoded by the coding sequence ATGTCAATCATTAAAATTATCTCGTCAACATTCATTATATCAGCACTATTGTTCGCTCCTCTCGCTGCGAAAGCATCAGAAAATGAAACCGAGTCGCTCTATTTCAAAAAAATTGACGAAGCAGACAAGGCTTGCGCAGAGGGACTCTGGCACGAAGCTGAAAACGCACTTGTAGAAGCTCTACGGGCAGAACCTGCAAATCCATCAAACGTACTTCTGATTTCAAACCTCGGTATAATACGTTTCAATATGGGACAAGACTCCCTTGCCATAGCGACTCTTAACGACGCACATTCAATGGCCCCGGCCTCAGTCACCATACTATCAAACAGGGCGAAAGTGCTTGCAGCCAATGGATATGACGAGGAAGCCTACCTTGACTACAGCCGAATCATCGAACTTGACTCCCTTGAAATATCGGCAAGACTGCCGCGATGTCTGTATGCACTCCGCCGCCATGACTTCCGCACCGCTAAGTCTGATATGGAATTTATGGAACAGAATTTTCCCGGGAAGATAGAAACCGAAATAGCGGGAGCAGCTGTCCGCAGCGGCACAGGAGATTTTGCCGGAGCAATTCCGTATTACAGCCGAATCCTGCTTGAAAGGAAAGACCCTGAATATTACAGCGGGCGCGCATACTGCTACCTGCTTACCGGCTCTCTCCAAGAAGCATCCGACGACATTAATTCGGCATTGGCCATCACACCGGCTGACGGTGAACTTTATCTATATCGTGCGGCGTTAAATAAGATGCGCTACCGTCCGGCTGATGCCGAGGCCGATGCACGAAAAGCCGTGGAGCTCGGTGTCGATAAAACACGCGCTACACAATTCTTAAGCAATCAGATTTCGGACACTATGCCCAAACGAAAATAG
- the rsgA gene encoding ribosome small subunit-dependent GTPase A: MTGTVIKNTGSNYLVRTDNGTNMSCKIKGNFRLKGIRTTNPVAVGDRVTITGDKDETNYITAIEPRRNYIIRKATNLSKQGHILAANIDQVCLVVTLFHPVTSTTFIDRFLATAEAYRVPAILVINKIDLIEDDAEAMEYLDAISYLYESIGYPVVRLSAKTGEGINVLRSQLNGKTTLFSGNSGVGKSTLINDLIPGLELATSEISDTHDTGMHTTTFSEMFEIPGMDDKSYIIDTPGVKGFGTLEFDKHEVSHFFPEIFKIGAECRYGNCTHTHEPGCAVREALENHLISESRYSSYLSILDDSEEDKYRKKF, translated from the coding sequence ATGACAGGAACAGTAATCAAAAATACAGGCAGCAACTATCTTGTACGCACCGACAACGGAACAAATATGAGCTGCAAGATAAAAGGAAACTTCCGGCTGAAAGGGATACGCACAACCAATCCGGTTGCCGTAGGAGACCGAGTGACCATTACCGGCGATAAGGACGAGACAAACTACATAACAGCCATTGAACCTCGCCGCAACTACATTATCCGCAAGGCTACAAATCTGTCAAAACAAGGTCACATTCTGGCCGCCAATATAGATCAAGTATGTCTTGTGGTCACACTTTTTCATCCAGTCACATCGACTACTTTTATCGACCGTTTTCTCGCAACAGCCGAGGCATATCGCGTCCCGGCCATATTAGTCATAAACAAAATAGACCTTATCGAAGATGATGCCGAGGCAATGGAATATCTGGATGCAATAAGCTATCTCTATGAATCAATCGGATATCCCGTAGTCAGACTGTCGGCAAAAACAGGAGAGGGAATAAATGTCCTGCGCTCTCAGCTCAATGGGAAAACAACCCTCTTCTCAGGCAATTCAGGAGTAGGGAAATCAACTCTTATCAACGACCTTATCCCGGGGCTGGAACTTGCGACATCCGAAATATCAGACACACACGACACAGGAATGCACACCACAACGTTCTCTGAGATGTTTGAAATCCCCGGCATGGACGATAAAAGCTACATCATCGACACTCCGGGAGTAAAAGGGTTCGGCACATTGGAGTTTGACAAGCATGAGGTGAGCCATTTTTTCCCTGAAATTTTCAAAATCGGCGCTGAATGCCGTTACGGCAACTGCACCCACACGCATGAACCGGGATGTGCTGTCCGCGAGGCACTCGAAAACCATCTTATCTCAGAATCCCGATACTCGTCGTATCTTTCAATCCTTGACGATTCAGAGGAGGACAAATATAGGAAAAAGTTCTGA
- a CDS encoding IMPACT family protein, which produces MSRFISFAIPVTSAEEAKEYVALYTNEYHDARHVCWAYMIGSDRKEYLSSDNGEPSGTAGKPILGQINSFGLTNIVIIVVRYFGGIKLGTSGLIAAYREAARLAIEAAEIIEGKDMTTLGFTFPYLAMNDVMKLLKAQNSPGGREVVKIISQEFDNTCSIYISLPLDLLPELSSRISAISGTSLLTEG; this is translated from the coding sequence ATGAGCCGCTTCATCTCTTTTGCCATTCCTGTCACTTCTGCAGAGGAAGCCAAGGAATATGTGGCTCTTTATACAAATGAATATCATGATGCGCGACATGTCTGTTGGGCATATATGATAGGTTCTGACCGCAAAGAATATCTGTCGTCTGACAACGGCGAACCGTCGGGAACGGCGGGGAAGCCTATACTCGGACAGATAAATTCATTCGGCCTCACTAACATTGTTATAATAGTGGTGAGATATTTCGGAGGTATAAAACTTGGCACATCCGGCCTGATAGCGGCTTATCGTGAAGCTGCACGTCTGGCTATAGAAGCTGCAGAAATAATAGAGGGAAAGGATATGACCACATTGGGTTTCACTTTCCCTTATCTTGCCATGAACGATGTCATGAAACTGCTTAAGGCTCAAAATTCCCCCGGAGGCCGTGAGGTCGTAAAGATCATATCACAGGAGTTTGACAATACCTGTTCGATTTACATCTCGCTTCCGCTTGACCTCCTTCCCGAACTTAGCTCGCGGATTTCTGCTATTTCCGGAACATCGCTATTGACTGAAGGCTAA